The Andrena cerasifolii isolate SP2316 chromosome 14, iyAndCera1_principal, whole genome shotgun sequence genome contains the following window.
TAGATAGCATAGTTGCACTTTCCACTTTATTGGTCAGATAGTTTGGAGTCGGTGTGTCTCATTTAATGCTGATATAGGTAACTGTGGATGATGAGTGTCTTTGAACTTTTGAGTGTGACATGGGAGACATGGACGTTCGCAAGGAGACATCAAGAAAATATCGCTTATTTATACTAAAaaggtgaatatttttaaatgtttaattaaattggcgctacGAAAGGGGTTCAAACAAGCAACCTATTGTTGCCTGTTAACTGGGTTTCTcaaagtccccccccccccacccctggaAAGAAAAGCAAAAACACACTGACCCATAttgacaaaaattaatttttcctattttaaatgattagtaaagactattcgaatacatcattgTTGCTAACACAATTTCGCCAAAAATGTGGGTAAGTCGTGCTGAATGGCTACGTGGGTATCTACGAGGGGAGTTGTAGGTGTATCTACTTTTTCATATGGTCCACAATTCGTAGCTTCTGTGAAATTATGAGTTTCGTATAGGAGATTGTACTTTTTATGCAACCTGCAGCAGAAGTGATAAAGGAGAAAAAGTGTACATGGAAGATGAAAACTGGAGAACAATGTTCAAAGCTGGAACGATCCCTATGGCTCGATATATCCATGTGAAAGTTAAGTGAAAGTGCCTACCTATTGATATATCTTTGGAATAAAATACAGGTTCGAGGGAGACATTACTCATAAGATGGCCCGATACATGGTACCGATGTAAGCTCGCAAATATTACCCGCAATACCAATAAATCTTGAATGGAGCATCGATTGCGTTTGTGAGCCAGCCAATGGGAATGCACGAACCTTAAAAcccattactcgttttacgtgtCGGGTTCAGCTAGCCGCGCTTCCCTCGGATAAATCAGTCACGTCTGATTTGTCAATTCTCGGCTCAGCCATTCGATCACCAGAGAACCGTATTTGTTATCGAAATGGCAATGGGGAGCCAGTGGAAGCTAGAACATCATCAGGTTTCTAATACAGTATGGAATAACTAACTTGTAGGctattaattactaataaacaagctaaaatatttctttcttatcTCGTTATTCACGTACACATCTAAATAGAGATTTTTCAAGCAAACGAACTGAGTTTTTTAAGTAACAACCTGATCTCTAAACACTACAACAAAAACAAATAGGCTTCGAACTTCTGCAAGCTTCCATCCCACCATCGATTGAAAAGAAGCTTCAAAAAAGTTCCCTGGTTTCAGAAGGAAACGAACACGGAGCAAAGCTCGATACAACGAAGTTACTTTCGTAAGCAGGAAATTGTATTTCTGAGCCGCCAATGAAGCACCCAGcatgaataattaaattctcTTTGAAAGAAGCCGTTTTAGCTAGCACTGAGAAATGATTCTGAGATTACTACCCGTTTAACAATCCATAGCTTCCGTTTCGATAATTCTGTCCACGACCTGTTCACGAAAGATTGAGTCCCCGACTTTGTGGAATTAACCGAGTCAGATAGTATAAGAGAATTCTGTCGCGGTGCTTTCCCCCTCGAACACGTTGTAAAGAACGAATAAACCCTGCGGCGGCGAGCCCCGCCGAATCGACTCATGCCCAGCATACGTTCGCTTTATTTCAGCCTTTGTCCGGGAAATTGGTCCCCGTTACCGCTCGGAATTAAACTTCGTATTTAAACAGCTTAGTCGTGGAATAAATTTGCGTTTCGTGGGCGGAGAAATTCTTCGCAGCGACAATTCTCTGTGGCATGCGATTGGAACGAAATCAAGAACGGAATTACTTATACAAGCGACGGGATTGCAACGCTACCCTTATCTTTGGCTTGAATGCGTTAAGAATTTAAATCGCTTAATTTCAGCCAACCCTACACGTGTACgttttttatatgtatatattaagtTGGTGAGTAGACACTGATGAGTTTTCTATGAAAAGTACTCCGTCATCTTTTATTACTTGCTTTTAAACTGTATTTGTTTTTTAGTAAAcctattttacttgtttacttttCCTATGAGACTGAGTTTCTATTAAAAATTCCAAACTTCCTGTTAGCGTAATAACAGagagtaaatattaatattaaccctCCGTGCTCACTCctttttataatcacaaattattCACATGGAGcccactgcaccccagcgtcatttttaacttaccattttcgtatttttcaagtttttaacttttcagtgagaATTGCACACTCGTAATACTCGtgcaatcatgctctaatagtatttttctagaaatgtaaattttgatgcgatgcaatttgtaatagttgaaaaaatagttgcggaagaggcgattttttttaaaatcagcaaatttttaaattttaatataaaggtaaaaaaatttacggaaatattggcaaaggaaAAAAAATGCCTGGGATGCGATACACTCCGTGTGACTACGAAGGCTTAAAAGTTATATTATTTTTCGGTGAATGCTCCGATATTACACCCTCGAAAAGTTCAATTTGTCAGCTATAGCACACAGTGCGACCATAACTTTTCATCCCGATATTATTGGTGGCGTTGCTTTACGACGATGCTTTCCCGTATCTTCCGTTTCGATAGCCGAGAACCATGTTCCATCCGGGGAACAAGTGTCTCGTTAACgctgaattatttccaacgagaTGGTGCCGCAACATATATTTTGCAGCGGAGAAACGGACGGCGCCCGACACAATGCTCGATTTATAGCCCGTTTTCCTTTTTTGTTACCTgaccaattgaaaaaaaataagggTGAAAGGTGGGAGAACAAGGCGTGGATTTGTTTCAGGTGGCAAGGAGAGGGATGCCTGTGGGAGGACGGGTGGCTGGCAAGGTCGGCATTTACAGCTCCCATTATAATGGTAATGTAAAcaggaatattattattttaacgtGGAAGGGAAGGCAGGGCTGCCTGCTCGCCCGTGCGCCCTTGGAATTCATTAAGTAGCACACGTAGGATATAGGATACCAATAGACAGCGATGTCAGTAGCTCGGACAGGAGGAAGGGCTTTGTTATGCAAATGCACGTGAAACGGCGAAACAATTGCGTCGGATTAGAAGCAAGTTTCTGGGCAGCTTCGTGACACTTCGAATCGGACGATAGAAACTTTGGATCGGTCCGAATATTACTAGAATTTCCAAAGTTTTCGAATCTCCAAGAGGGATCTCGAAAGTTTTGATGAGACTTGGAGGAGTTGGGTCTTAGGAATCTTGGGGTCTTTTGTTTCTCATTCGACGCGCGATGAGTTGATAATGAAAGGTTTAAGAGAATTGATAGAACAGTTCTTCGTTTCGATTCGAACTGCCTTTTGGAGTAATACACAGATTTAGGTGGAACGTTGCGTATAGAGGGTATTATGTTGGTAATTGCAACATTTGGTTTCCGCCAGGTTAATGGGGTGCTCTTGGAGTAAAGTTTCAGTCAACTTAAATGGGATACCCAGTATGTGCAAGTGTGCAGCCGAGCATTAAAGaataagtttgaaaaaattctcGGCTTTACTGGGTACTGGTGCACTTTATCCTTTGCTTCGCCGTTCCTCTGCCATTCTGCGTGTAGCCCGTAGAATAGGACCgtgttaattaattacaaacttCCACAAAGCGCTCTAATGAAACTGATGGTAGGCAGGAAGAAAAAAAGGGGTCTGAACGTAATGTAGTGTGACGTTTGAAAATGAGAAAGTACCAAGGAAACGCGCTCCAGCGAAAAATTACGAAACTTACGGAGTAAGATAATTATTAGGGCAATGAACATTTTTAACTATTAGGTAGCCACGCTAATCTAAAAAGAGGGAAGTCGGCGGCCAGTTCCTTTCTTATCGCAAATTGTCAAGAAAGATAATCAAaatggaaattttaattaaagtcaGTCAGATCTACAGTTTGCGATCTGGGGTTAAATCGATACCACAACCAAAGAGGAACCATGCAAGTTTTTTCTTCAGAAATTCCAAGGAAAGCCAAGATAGCGATCTAACGCGTTGGAATCCCAATTAGATCTACACTTTGCATTCTGGAGTCAAATTGGTACCATAGGCGAGGCAAACCCCGACACCTTTAGCTAGCAGTGTTAGCCCAGAGACCGAAAAGAACTCTGAAAATTCCTTCTTCCCCACAAAttgcaaagaaattcaaatataaatgtCCAACGCGTCGTAATCCTAAATAGATATATGTAGGTACAGTTTGCATTCTACAGTTAAATCAATACCACCACTAAAACGGAACATTCCTCAACAATCCTCCAAGTTCCTCCCCCTCACAAATTGCAAGGAAACCCCCAAAATAGCTCTGCAAAACGTTGGAATCCGAATTACATCTACATTTCGCATTCTAGGGTCAAATTAATACTATGAAGAAAGAAAACCTCAAAACCCATCAGCCCAAATACACGAAGTCCCAAAGATAGTGAAAATTCCAATGAAGCCTACACTTTGCATTCCCCAATTGAAATCGATCTCAAAACCCAAAAAATCTCCAACACCCTTATCTACCCCTACAACTTCCTGCTCTCTCCCCGCTTCCTAGATGGCATACCCAGCAAGCAAGGTGGCGATTACGAGATAAATCCAGCATGCTTTCAGGGAAAGGCTACAGTGGTATAAACGAGGAGATCATTTGGATCAGTATCGGCATGGGGATCACGATCGCCGTATTGATCACCATCGCCCTCTGCTACATCGCCCGCGAGAAGTGCCGGAAGCGTCACGAGGGCTACTACGCCTCCTGACGCACCCTGCCCCCGCCCTCCTGGGCGTCCTGGTCCTTCTCGCCCACGACGCCCGGCGTCTTCTTCAGCCCGACCACATCCAGGGGCAAGCCGAGGGCCTACTACATCACCGTCTAACGCTCAAATCCCTTTACCCCGGTGACTAATGACTGGGTTTCAGCTCGAGCGACCTGACGTTTCACGGGCGGGACGAAAAATCGACCGACCTCGATCCTCTCGTCCTCACCTTCCCCGGCGAAGCTCGAACGAGGTagggaaaaaaaaaggatgcTTCTCTTGCGTTCGACCTCTAACCGACGGAACGAGCTATCCTGTTCGAGTCGAGGCTGGGGGATCGTCTACGGAGGCACGGTTGATTTATCGTCGGTTGTAAATATTTAAGGGGGAACGCGAGGGTACCAGCGAATCCACCGCGGATAATGGAGACCGAGGATGGAGCTACATGCTTGTTTATGAAATTGTTGTTTTTCGCGGGCAGGGTTGCTTGCTGACGCAGGTGGATGTCGGAGCTGGGAACTCGCCTGACGGTATTGGCTTAAACATTGCTCTACTTTTTGACGGAGCCTGAAGGAGAGTTACGCTGTTTCCATTCGGGAAATGATTTAAGAGGGGATGGCTCGGTATCTGGGGTAATGGATTAATGGAGGAAGCAGTTAGAAGTACTTGGGTTCGAGTGGAGATTATTTCCTGTCGAGTGGGGATAATTTTCTTTCATTGGAGCCCAGTGATTGGGACGGTAGatttaatgcttattgaatttcgaatatccaagggaattatattcgccaTTATTTTATACTTCCTGCTGCTTCAAGAAGATGAGTGGATTCATTGggccttgaaaaaaaaatcgaggaaTTAATTATAAATGATTTTAAGTATTTCAGTTCGAAGCAGAGCTCGCCCAGCTCCGATGTCACTCGTTTGGTACAATCAATTCGCGCGCGACTACGTTTGTCTCCGCAACATTGTGGGAGAATTCAGGTGTTTTCTCCTTCTGAACAGAAAAATCGGTGTATCTTTTTGATACATCGGTTAAGGAATCGTCTGAAAATCGAGAAACCGTGAAACTGAGATTCGGTTAATGAAAATCCCACTGTACGAGGAAAGTTCGTCAAATTGTATCGAAGATGACTACTTAGGCACGGGAAACGACATTTCGCTCGATCGAACGAGCTCCTCATCTACCTGTTACGCACATCGAGGAAAAGTAATATATCGAAAAAGAGTAAGGGACTCTTTATACAGAAGTTATACTGCGAATGGAAATCAGTTACGTGGGGTGCTTCTAAACTACTGCCAGAAGATTTTCACAGAAattctattacttttataaCATCCTACAGAAACTACACTCCATTACAATTACTTTACATGCCTCTTCACAGAGATATAAAAGTTTCAACAGTAATTTCTGCCAAATGTTCCtactttttgagaaaaatatatagttaCTAGTGTGCAAGAAACTTATAACATAAAGGAACTCTACATATACAATGGCTGCCATCTTAAATAGCTTCCACAAGGTGCTTCCAATAAACCCCTAAATTCCCTCGACACTTCCTCCgccaaataaataattttcctcTCCCATCTTTCACATGGAAGCATATACCAGTCTTCTGACACCTTTGAAACGCCCCATATAACTGAATCCACCCAGCCCCAGAGAAGGCGAGCGTAGAAGTACtcttttaacaaattttgtaaGTATCCTCTCGCTCATTTAATAATATCTAGAATCGAGTCCCTGGGAGTGGCGTTAGTGCAAGTGTACTTTATCTCGCCATCGAGAGCTTAATCCTCGAATGGCACCACTCGACTTTTAACAAACAGAAACGTGGAGGCAACTCTACTTTCTAACCCACAGTCCACACACTCCGCCATTGCCATTCCTAGGAACTGCAATATCGTAGCGAAGTAACTACCTATTAAGATGTCTAGCGGCGAAGAATGCGCATTGTCTAAATTTCTACCGAGCTACTTTGAACGGCGGGGAGCTGCATAAATGTGATTCCAAATGAATTACAGATGTCTATACGCAGTTGATCTCCAACCCCCCCGAACGCAGTAGCGTCGACTTTTAAACAAAGTTTCTGGCAAGCGACACGACAGTCGGATTTACGAGCGAGCTTCTCTGCCAAGCAGCGATTTTCTCTCCAGCTCGTTCGCTTCTGGAGCTTTCGCCACAGAACTCCGCCCCTGTCTCGCTCGGCTGGTCAATTTTACCATACGTCGACGACTGCGGGTCGCTCATTCGAGACACACGAATGTCAATTCGCTCGGGATCGTTAAGCTCCAAAAGCGAAGTGGATCTGCTctttcactctctctctttACTGTAACACCTGTATCTGTCCTGCGACTGTTCTCCTTCTCAAAGGATCTCGCCGATGACCGATACGATCCACCCTTTCGGCGATATAGACGCAGGTACCTCAGTCTCCGCGGGGACCGCCTATGGGCGTTCAAGGTGTATGGTTAACAAAGGCGAGTGTAAGCTTTCCGCACGGGATGTGTGCTTAAAGTTTCTTGAGGGTATTGAAAGAATTTAGTGTGTACTGTTTCTATCGTCGAGAATGAAAGATGATACATGGCAACTATCCAATTTTAAAGTGCAACTCTGATTGTGAGAAGTAACGGCGAGAGCAGGGAAAAGTGAACAATTCGAATTGTGATCGATCATCGGTGGCTTCGAACGATACTTTCGGTAACTGTCTGGCGCGTGACGTTCGAGTGACTACCTGCGATTCTAAGTAGTTTTAGGCGAAATTTTTCAACAGTTTCGCACGTCGTTgaccgcaaaaaaaaaatttgaaacatacACGGTTGAAACCTCGTATTTTGGGAACACAGAGAAACGACGCCAACGAATTCCAATCTCGGGCAGCCGAGATATTTCTAAAATAGTATCGGTAATATCAGCGGAGGTACTAATAATAGCGACATACACACGGTAACAGTAGCATCTTGGGATGCACCAGGATATTACCTTCCTAACGAGACTTTATAGTTGGGACAAAGTAAATTGGTCCGTCGAGGACAGTCCCCCGATGTAAGCACAGTGGGTGGAGCAAATAGGCAAGAGTGGTGGGAGTAGATTCTGAGTGGCCTTCGGTGGCTAATTAATTTTGTTTCGAGTAGATGACAAATTTAATGTGCGCGACATCTCGTAGTTGCGAATGAGACATCGAGCGTGACAAAACGCGACTTTTCACCTTCTAAAAATCGACGCGTACTAATGAACGTTTTAATTTCTATGGTAGGCGATGATTTCCAAATTGTTGGGTAGAATAAGTTTGTTGTTTTCGTAGCCGAGTGATATTGAAATTGTTTCAGATCCTTGGAATATTCTGTTAAGTGTTCGCTTGCTATTCCGATTCTAATATGTTGGATTTTGGATTTTGGAAAAGTATTACAATGTGTTAAAGAAGATGgggaattaatataaatattgaaataaCGAGAGAAGTGTATGTATGATTGTACTTAGAATCTTTTTACATTATTACGTGATAATTATTTTTTGGAATACGAATCCAAGCGAGAGAAAATGTTCTAGTATATTTGTAATTAGTGATGGGACGATATAATACGAATCTTGCAATTTACCTTTGACTATGCTATATAAACTCAAAACGCAAAATTTTagcattattttctttttaatttagacTCACAGATTGTTTTCTgtgaaaaaatcgagtttcttgtATTTTCAGCCTTCTGTGGTCCCACTACTTTTTAAGTTGTTTGAAATAAAGGTTGTATGCTCGATAAGGACGATCGACACTTTGGAAATCATTCGCCTAGAGTGAACATCTACATAAGGCGATATTTAAACGAGCAGAGAAATCCATGTAGCACGTATACACATCCTGAAAGAGACTTTTCAACTTGATCGTCATCTATTAAGCATACAAAAGGGTCTCAATGTAACAATTATCTCGTACAACGTAAGGATACTGACCAAAAACTTTAGAATATACTTCTGAACTGAGATTATTACCAGGGTCTCGATCTGATTAATTATGGCCTGTAGACTGTAGAGAACGAATGTAGGATAACGagtacttattgttagaaaaTTATACACTGTTGAGATGTGGATAAAATCTATTGTATAGGTAATACGTGTGAACGTGGGGCGATGTAACGAAGTATAAACCATCTTGGTTgtttcaataataattaaacaattgaATTTCTTACGATCCCAACTAGACATAAAATGATTCgtctaaataaaataaatcgaatATCTTGAGTACAATTTTTCTCCGCAAgccttcattttttagaaaattgattttcaaaGTGGTATATACGAGAAGGGAATACcagagatgggcgaaatttttattcaaataaaatttcgaataacgaatgaaaggtagaaaaattattcgtcatgtgtcgaataaaggtaactcgggttaacgaacgaatgacgaataattttatttaaataaaaattttgccgaTCTCTGGGGTGTACCAAGTGAGGTCTCCAGTGAAGCTCTGCTTTCACTATTGCTTTATATACCTACACAAATATATCCCACAACCAAAATCGATTTCCTTAAAAACGAAGAATTCTACAAACAATTCTACAAACTCGATTAATTTTTTCATGTACTTTTGAATCGTGTAGATTTGTTTCTATTTCAAACGCCGTAGGAACGACGAACCAtgctaaaatttaaaatttgaaacagCTCGACAAGAGGTTTGTACAAGAAGACGAAGCGTTGATGTTCCTCGCGCGTGCAGTGTCGTGCATCGCGAAATTTTGAGATGTTTTTTTCACGAGTGGTCGAGGTCATGTCTCGCTGAGACAGATTTTAGAGATTTTACGAATGTTACGAAGTGTGCTCGCGTATATCTCATTGAAAGTAGCTGCTGTTTTACGTA
Protein-coding sequences here:
- the LOC143376309 gene encoding uncharacterized protein LOC143376309, yielding MPVGGRVAGKVGIYSSHYNGKGYSGINEEIIWISIGMGITIAVLITIALCYIAREKCRKRHEGYYAS